One Oscillospiraceae bacterium DNA segment encodes these proteins:
- a CDS encoding RNA polymerase sigma factor, translating into MDKEELKRSYINMKNGDRAACERIYNELKTPVYVIALRYTKDRYKAEDIVHDVFVKLFNSGEGNVYVENPRAWIFRMARNLAIDCLRERRADSLDDDDNSEGQSLQYESDDYETASERLDTENALCRLPKDELEIVTLRVNGELKFIEISAVTGLPEGTVYSKYRSGISHLKALMS; encoded by the coding sequence ATGGACAAAGAAGAATTGAAACGCAGTTACATCAATATGAAGAACGGAGACAGAGCAGCCTGCGAACGGATATACAACGAACTCAAAACACCTGTGTATGTTATTGCGCTCCGGTATACAAAGGACAGATATAAAGCGGAAGACATAGTACACGATGTTTTCGTCAAGCTGTTTAATTCAGGAGAAGGTAATGTCTACGTAGAAAATCCCCGGGCGTGGATATTCCGGATGGCGCGCAATCTGGCTATAGACTGCCTCAGGGAACGCAGAGCGGATTCTCTCGATGACGATGATAATAGTGAAGGCCAAAGTCTTCAATATGAATCCGACGATTACGAGACCGCGTCGGAACGGCTCGATACCGAGAATGCTCTTTGTCGGCTCCCTAAGGATGAACTTGAAATCGTAACTCTGCGGGTTAACGGCGAGCTGAAATTTATAGAAATATCTGCTGTTACCGGACTGCCGGAGGGAACTGTATATTCTAAATACCGCTCCGGAATATCGCATTTGAAGGCTTTAATGTCATGA
- a CDS encoding IS630 family transposase, protein LEIHYTPKHGSWLDMAEIELSALGRQCIASNRIPDLDTLRNLLKPWAISRNEKQRGIDWHFSNEDARVKLKHLYPIINI, encoded by the coding sequence GGCTTGAAATCCATTACACGCCCAAGCATGGAAGTTGGCTCGATATGGCTGAGATTGAACTTTCGGCTCTCGGTCGGCAATGTATTGCCAGCAACCGCATTCCCGATTTAGACACTCTTCGCAATCTTCTGAAGCCATGGGCGATTAGCCGTAATGAAAAACAACGTGGTATTGATTGGCATTTCTCTAATGAGGATGCCCGAGTGAAGCTCAAGCATTTGTATCCGATAATAAACATTTAA